TTCTGTAATTACCACACCAAAGTATCCGTCACGTGTTTTTTCATCATAAAATTGTAAAAGAGGTGCAGTTATTTCTCCGTTTAATCCTGCTCTTGATGATGCCATAGGAGGCAGAACTAGCCTGTTTTTCAGTTCCAGATTTCCGATTTTTAAAGGAGTAAACAAACGAGACATAGTAATTACCTTCTCTACTTATTGATTTTTTCAACTGTTAAGTAACTCGGTGATAACAATACAAAAATGAGTTTTTATTAAGCTTTTTAACTCATATTTCATCTGAATCACATGATGGGTGCCAAGTCACAATCAATGGGGAACGGTTCACGAGTCGTCTAAATCTATATTTGGGATAACCAACTATGATTCCACCTGTCACCATTAAATTGTCAGGTATATCCAATAGCTCAAGTAAGGGCTGATAACCTGAACGAGCGCACGTTTCCACAAGTCCTGTCCAACACGTACCTAACCCCATACTTGTTGCAAATAATTCAGCATACGCAAGAGCGAAATGAGTATTGTCACGTCCGCGTGCGAAATTTTTATCAGAAAGTGCTAATATCAAGCTAGGAGCATTTCGTAGAATCACATCTTCACCAGTCTTGTGATAATGCTCTGACATTTCAATTAAATTAGCAGCAAATACTTCTTTGGCGGCGATTGCTTCATCCATCCAGGCAATTGTTGCTTTTGTAATGGCACATAGAGTTTTTTTATTATTGACCACCATGTATTGCACACCCTGTGTATTATTACCTGATGGCGCTAATCTGGCTATATCCAACAATTTTAATATTTGAGCTTTCGTAATCTTATCCTCTTTATATACTCGTACAGAGCGTCTAGATCGAAGAAAACTCTCTGCTGTTTCAGTATCTAAAACAGTGGGTGTATCAAATAATACTTGCTCTGAAATCGGTGCTTGAACGTGATTTAATGCTCCTTGTGGACATATTGCAACACAGTGACCGCAAGAGATACACGTATGTCCTGCATCGACCGGAAATTTTTCCTCATTCATTTCAATATAATTCTTTGGACAAACCTGAGCACAGATTTCGCAATGAACACATTTTTCTTTATTTACATGAAGCAAAGCCATTTAAATTCATCCTTTCTTTTAATACACAACCCATATACTACTTATCATCTTTTTTTTGATTGTCAAGTGGCTTAGTATAGTTGAATACTTCTTTTGACCAACTACGTGACCACTCACCAAATGGACGCAATAATTCCATAAGCTCTTTTCCTCGTTGTGTCAATTGATATCCCTCAATCGTACGTTCTACAATATCGGCTTCTCTTAACTCCTTAATACGATTGTTTAGTATTGCAGGAGAAATAGATTCACATCGCTGTTGAAGTTCTCGAAAAGTTGTGGAACCATTCTGCAAATTCCAGATGATACCCATTGCCCAATTTCTACCCAAAAGATCAAAAAGAGCCATTATAGGAAGTCCTGATTTGGAACCGCGAACTGGTTTCCCTGGATGTGGAACAGGCATAGTTTTAATCCTCCTTAATTAATATCATATTTTTCAAGGCACCGCGCACATATCTAAGCACGGTGATAGCCAAACACTTTATTTATTGGCGGCTTTCTCTGACAATGGTTGTCCACCAATCCCAATATTACTGAATAGAGAATGGTTAACTTCAACTGCAACTGAAGTCAATTTCTCAATCAATTCTCTTTCTCAGGTTATTTTTTTAATTATAATCATTGGCATAACTATTTTGTTCTTAAATAAAAGTATATCTTTTGCTATCTAAACAATAGCATGCTATTAAATAAATAGCAATAGTAAAAATTAAAATATTTCTATGGATCATGACATTCTGTAAAGACATATAAACTACAATTTGTTCATCGCATTTGTTCACGAATTTAATCAGGCTATGCTTACCTGCCACCTACTGTCTTAGATTTAATACCCCTAAGTTTTGGTTATGTGTCAAAATAGAAAGGCCGCCGATGACAAAGAATTACAACAAAACGAACTAAAATACCTGAATTTATTGAAAAGTAACTCATTATTAGAATCTGGTCCTTGGGGGAAAAAGAAAACCTCCATCATGCTTATTCTTAGGATTTATGTTTGTTGGCCATCAGTTTTTTTGTATAGAGCGAAAGATACGCCTAATCGGACATATAAAAAATGAGAATCGGTTTGATATGCATGCATTCTTTAATAAAAAAAGCAGCCAAACAAGTTCGACCTTAAAATAGTCCTTGCTCGGCTGCTTTTAATTTCCAATAGTATCAGAGTTTCCTTTATTTTTAACAAAAATTTTGATTGTATAATCACATCATAAAAGTCACCGTCATAATTTAGGACGCTACCTGTAAATCAGTAGTACTCATAATCCAAAAACATCTTACTCCTGAAAACTTTTCTATTTTTACCGTTGTGGAATGCTTTTTTACAGTCTAAATTCTTTATAACACATTAAATGTGCAGGTTCAAATATAATTATTAACTAAAATCAAATTGAACTTATATACTGAAATTTACGTATTAAACTTGAAAAGATCACGTAATCTGCTTTGTAAGTTCATGTAAATGATTCGCGCACAAAATAACTCATTAATAATAACGCTATTTTTTGGTGAGCTCGAGGATAGAAAGCGTGTAATTATTAAACATAGAAAAAGTGCTGGAATTAAATCGTAAAGATGTACAGCAATTTTTGTACCTTGGTCAGTTCACTGATAGTTCTTTGTATAATAAACAGACTGTGAATTTCAAAATCATACCAAGTTTTTCAGTTTGCTCATAATAAGAAATTCTGGTTATTCCTAACTGTTCATCAATATGTCAACACCTCATAACCCATTTCGGTTACGAACACTGTTTTTTCCCATTGTGCAGAAGGCTTCCCATCGGCAGTACGAACAGTCCAATTATCGTATTTATCTGTTACTATATTGGATTTTCCCATATTTATCATAGGCTCTACAGTAAAAACAAGCCCTGGAACTAAGAGCATTCCTGTACCTTGCTTTGTCACATAACCGACCCAAGGATCTTCGTGAAATTGCAGACCAATACCGTGGCCTCCGATTTCTCGAACAACAGAATATCCATTTTCTCTTGCATAGTCATGAACCGCTTGCCCAACATCTCCAAGAAATCCCCACGGTTTTACTTGTTCAATGCCCCGATCCACACACTCTTTCGCAACATCAATCAGTTTTTGTTTCTCAGCGGAAACAGCACCGACGCAAAACATGCGTGAAGAATCTGAAAAAAAGCCGTTGTAAATTGTAGACACATCAATATTCACAATATCGCCGTTTCGCAGGAATACACGATCAGAGGGGATACCATGACATACAACATCATTAATTGAGATACACACGCTCTTAGGGTATCCTTCGTAATGAAGGTCTGCCGGAATGCCTCCGAGCTCCTTGGTCCTTTCAAAAATGAGCCGATCAAGCTCTTCCGTGGTTACCCCATCAACCACATAACCCCCGATGAAATCCAGTACAGCGATGTTTCGCTTGCTGCTTTCCCGGATACCTTCAATCTGTTGTTTTGTTTTAAGCAATTTTCTATGGGGCACTTCATATCCTTTTAAGCGGTAGATTTCCATTTGCTCATCGATAAAGGCATGGCATTTTTTATATTTTCGACCGCTACCACACCAGCAGAGATCATTTCTTCCAAGTTTGTCGGACATTTTTTCTCCTCGCATTTACGAATTCGGAGGGAGCAATACACCATATGGACTAATTGAGAAGAGGAATACCGCAAGCTTTCCGATATTGCCGTGGCGAACATCGAAACGCTTGTGAAAAGGCTCTTGCAAACGCTTCAGATGACGAGTACCCATATCGAAAAGCAATATCGGTTATTCTGTCATTGGTTATGCAAAGATCATAAGCGGCAGCTTTTAATTTACATTGGGCAAGAAATTGTTTGTATGTCATACCCATGTGCTCCCGAAACTTTGTAGAGCAGTAATACGGTGAGTAACCAACATATGATGACATATCTTGCAGACTTGGGTTTTCCATTATGTTATTTTCTACCCACTTTGCCATTGTTTCTATTGTTTGTACAGACATTTGCTTCACTCCTTGCTCCAGTATATCAATTCTCACAGACAATTACCTGATATAAGTTGCACATATGAGATAAGGTGCTTGCCGATAGCCTGCGTAATTTGACTGCAGCAGGAGTTTACGGATTCCATTAATTACTGCACACATTATACTCTTTCTGCAAATTAAATGCTCATTATATAAATAATCGGATTGTGCTATCAAAGAAAGTTATAAACATTATGCGAAATTGTTATTTGGTTTATTATACTTTTTTCATAGAAGTCCAAAGATTTACAACTTTTTTATAGGTCACTGGCTTTTTTAGATGATGTGGCAATTTAAACAACAGGCAGTAAAAACCAAAGGAAGGAAAATCTTACTATTACAAGTGGCCCTCTAAGAATCGACAGCGATATTGACAAGCCAATTATTACTTGGCTGGACAATAAGCTCAACGGAAGAAAGAAATAAGATTCGCTCCGTAAAATAGGGCAAAGAAGCGCAGCTGCAGAAAAATCCCCCTCTGCGGCTGCGCTTCTTTTTTTTGAAATAACATTGAAAAGCGGAGGAAGCTTAGGAAAATATCAGAAAATTCAAGATAGAAAAATCAGAGCCGTCAAGTTCGACGGCTCTGATTTTGGTGCGGGTGTTCTTACGGCATTTATTCAAAAAAGTCAGTAATGCCAAGGGTTTACGGGCAGTTAAGAAGCAGTATTTACATCCAAAAATCGTTATTTATATCGTTCTATCAGGTACTGTGACCTGCGTAATCACATCGCGAAGACGGTCTTTGCCAACCTTATATTCCAATACTTCGTCGGCGGTGTTACACCATTTTTCGTTTGAGCCATCTATTTTTGCAATACAATAGCGGCTTCCATCCCAAAAGATTCCGTATTGTTCAGAATGCCATTCCAAGACAACTTCACCATGGAACCGCATGCATTTTTTAAAGTCGCTGATTGTATTAAAGTGATCGTCTTCCAACCTATTATCAGTTATTTTCATAATGTCACAGATACCTCCGCGCTTTGACTTAAACTCCGGTACATTACCATCAAAATAATTGACCGCTGGTCCGAAGTCAGGATGTTCATCTGGATTATCCCAATTAATGTTGCTGCTAATGCTACTTAGAAAGATACCCTAAACCGTTCTATCTATTACCTTTACCTTTGTAATAATGTCGCGAAGTTTTATTCCGTCAATTAAACAGTTCAAAATATCATCGGGAGTTTCTGCGTCAAAGGCTTCAGCATAATGATTACCTTGGCAAAGGCTAATCTTTCCGTTAGGATGTGTAATACTGTAAGATTTATTATTCCAGACGAATTCAAGTTCACCGTGAGCTTTCATACACCATTTAAACTCGCTGATTGTTTGAAAATTTAAATTTTGCTGCTGGATGTCATATGATTTTTCATACATAGCGAATAACTCCTTACACAAAAAGGATTTAAATTCCGGTGCTCCATCGGGATCGTTAATCGGGGATCCGGGATCTGGATATCCATTTGACCAGTCAATATTATGGTCATGTGGATTACTATGTTTGTCAGGTCTATTATGATCTGTATTATGCCTTTCTTTGATCGCTCTGCCTTCATCTCCAATTTTTGTTTCGAATTTTTCCCCTTTATTATTATACGTTACCTTTATCTCACCCGGTTGGCCAAGAAATCTTTGATCCATTGGTTTATTAGGGCTGGGTCTCCATTTTCCACCATAAGCGCTACCCATTCCAGTCTGAATAACGTTATTATAATACTTATCATTTCCACTTACAACATATCCGCTTTTAATGATGAGGTTGCTTCCTATCGGAAGAGGTTCTTCTCCGCAGATGTATTTCACGTATTTTGAGGGCGCATATGGATCATCGTTCATGTACTTCCACGAACTTAGTTCATAGTCGACAAACACAATATCGCCCTGCATCTCGGGGAACGGCGTATTGTAGCAGATAATCTTTTCCGGTTCAATCCGGCGAAGCATCTCGTTATAGCCCTTGAGGAAAAACTCTTTCTGATCTTTTCGGTTATCATGTTCCGATACCATGTAGGTAGATACTGCAACTGTGGAGCCCTTTTCAATTCCATCAAAGCAGAAATCAAACGTATTTTCGTTTCCCCAACTGACAGTGGGAACGACGCGAATCAATCCCTTTTGATGCAAAATAGACCCCACACCAACGGTTTCGGAATGTATTGTAAAGCTGCAAAGCCGGTGTCATCTCGACATACATGCTGAAATCTGGAGAGAGAACAGCTCGATAATGTTTCAGTTTTTCCAAATCGCTATCTGGATTTTTCCATACACGCTCGAATTTGTAATCGTACAGAAAAAAATGAACTCTTCAAAAAATTTATTAAAAAATGCCGCAGTGTTAAATACGGCCACTTGAAAAACTTTTTTTAAGTCGGTAAAAAACAAAAAGCAACATACAGGCTCGAAACCTTATATGTTGCTTTTTCATTGGTGCGGGCGACAGGACTTGAACCTGCACATCGGAGATACCAGAACCTAAATCTGGCGCGTCTGCCAATTCCGCCACGCCCGCACATTTATTCTGTTTGATACAACAAAGGACCTTGGTTTTAAATCATTGTATTGAAACAACTTTTATATTATAGCGAAAACATGAATCTTTTGCAAGAGCGACTTTCATACGCTCTTGCAAATATTTCAAACTCGTATGAAAGTATCTTTCTCTTTCCAATTATAGGGGCAGGATTCCCTGCTCCAACATAGACTGTGCCGCCAGCATCGCGCCCAGCTTGCCGCTGTGGAAGTTCAGTCCACCCTGCATCCAGACGGCAAATGGCTCGCGCAGGGGAGCATCTGCCGAAAGCTCGATAGAAGCGCCGAGCGTGAAAGCTCCGGCCGCCATAATTACCTGGCTGTCATAGCCGGGCATGTCCCACGGTTCGGGCGTAACAAAGGAATCGACCGGCGCACCCTTCTGAATTCCGCGGCAGAACGCGATGAGCGCTTCCTGTTCGCGCAACAGCACGGCCTGAATAATATCCGCTCTCGGCTCGTCCCATCTTGGAGTCACATCATATCCCAGGCTGGAAAAGAGTGCGGACGCGAAGGCGGCGGTTTTCAGCGCCTCCCCCGTTACATTCGGAGCGTGGAAGGCGCCGAGAAACAGCTCGCGGTTATTGCCGAGGGTACAGCCGATCTCCCGCCCGGTGCCGGGAGTGGTCAGACGGTAGGAGCAGCTTTCCACTAAATCTCGCCGGCCTGCAATATAGCCGCCGGTGGGCGCGATGCCGCCGCCCGGGTTTTTGATCAGAGAGCCGGCCATCAAATCCGCGCCGTGCTGGGTGGGCTCTTCCGTCTGAACAAACTCGCCGTAGCAATTGTCCACCATTACAATGCAGTCCGGCGCGCGGCGCTTGGCGATTTCCGCGATGCGCCCAATATCCTCCACGAACAGCGACGGGCGCAGACTGTACCCGCGAGAGCGCTGAACATATACCATCTTGATGCCGGGGTGAATCCGGCGCTCCATTTCTTCATAGTCCGGTGCGCCGTCCTCCTTTAGATCGAGCTGCTCGTAACGCACACCAAATTCCTTGAGCGAACCGTTGCCGTTCCCGGTGATCCCCAGCACACCGCGCAGAGTATCGTAGGGAATCCCCGTCACGCTCAGCATGGTGTCGCCAGGGCGCAGAACTCCGAACAGCGCGACGGTAAGCGCATGTGTGCCGCTGACAAAATTGGCGCGCACCAGAGCATCTTCCGCACCCAGAGCGTAGGCATACACCTCATCGAGCGCGTCGCGGCCGCGATCGCCATAGCCGTAGCCGGTCGTTCCCACAAAATGGCTTTCGCTCACCCGCGCATGGTTAAATGCCGCCAGCATTTTCTGCTGATTGTAGCCGGTTACCTCATCAATCTGGCGTAAAACCGGCTCGAGCTGCTGCATTGCTTGCTCCGACGCGGAAAGGATTTTGTCATCCAACTGAAAAAACGGATAAACCATATGATTCTTAGCTCCCTTATGTTTCTTATTCCACGGAATAAGTCTAATTCAAAATGATTGGCCTGGCTCCGGTGCGGCATCACAAATCGATCCGTTCCGCAGCAGATCCAGCTCGGCCCACCGGCCCGCAGGGGAAAAGGACAGCGATTGGTAAAAGAGCCTGGCTCGTTCGTTTTCGCACAGCACATACACCCTTCTGGGCAAAAGGCGCAGAAGCAGCGCCCGCACAGCCGCGCCGCCAAGGCCCTTGCGGCGAACGTCGGGATGCACCGCCACCGCCGAAAGGACAACGGTGCTTTCCGTCATACTGCCCGCCATGGCGCAGGCGGCGAGCTTCCCCGAAAGGACTGCTCCCTGCGTTAAGGATGCCCCATGGCGAACGCGATGGGAAACGTCAAGATAAAACGGTTCAAACTGCTCGACCCGCTGCTCCCCACACTCGCACAGCAGGGAAAACAGTTCGCGAACCGGCACTTCATTCAGCCACACCACGCCGCTTTGGGCCATGGGCTGTATCACCGGAGGACAGACAAAAAGCTCTCCCGCCCGGTTCGATCCTCCATACAGAGCATCTGCCGCACTCTCCGAACACAGAAGAGTGCGGCACCCGGCAGCGCAAAAAAACTCTTTCAGCTCGTCCCTATTCGCCGTGCTGTTCCAGTGCAGAACCGCGGCGCCATCCAGTGAGGATACTGCGGCGGTCACTTCCTCCTGCTCATCCGTTTGTACCCAGAAGCGGGCAAACGGCAGCGAAAGACCATAGGCTCTCTGCAATCCCGCAATTTTGCACCCAAACGGACTGCCCTCACAAAAGCGCTCGAGCAAAGGAATCTCCGATTCCGTGAGCAGACGGATCACTGTGCGTTCTCCCCCGCCGCGATGCGCACGGCCAACTCGCGGACAAGGCGCTCGGTATCGTGATAATCCTGCTCGGCAATCAGGCTTGCGGGGCCATGCAGATACCGGCACGCGATGGAAACCGCAATGGTTCTCACCCCGCTGCGGGTGGTGTGAATCGCGCCCGCGTCGTTTCCTCCGGCTACCGCCTGCTTTGTCTGGCAGGGAATTTCCCGTTCTTTGGCAAGCTGCATCGCCAGATCAAAATAGGGCTTATCGTAGATGGTGCGGCGATCCATAAAAGAAAGCACCGGCCCCTGCCCAACATGGCACACCTGCCGTTCCGGCTCCACACCGGCAATATCGCCTGCAGTGGTGGTTTCTACCACAATCGCCGCCTGCGGGTCTACCGTATAGGCCGCGACCGCCGAACCGCGCAAGCCAACTTCCTCCTGCACGCAGAAAACGAAAGTCATGTCATAGGGAAGCTCCTCTTTGATCATATCAATCAAAATCGCGCAGCCCGCTCGGTCATCCAGCGCACGGGAAATCACCGTGCCGCGCTCCTGATGGAATCCGGCGTCAAAGGTGATAGAATCCCCGGGCGAAACAAAGCGTTCCGCTTCTTCTTTGTCTTTCGCACCGATATCAATGTACATATCTGAAACAGGCACTGATTTTCCGCGCTCGTCTCCCTCGAGGAGATGGATCGGCTTGGCACCGATGACACCGGATACTGTTCCGTTCACCAGAACCGGCTTTGCGCACAGAACGCGTCGATCAATTCCCCCGACCTCCGCAAATTTGAGCAGACCGTTTTCACCAATCTGCGTTACAATCATGCCCACCTCGTCCATATGGGCGCTGAGCATCAGCCGAACGGCGGGCTCCTTTGCGCCCTTTTTCAACGCGATTATATTTCCCAGGGCATCCTTCTGCACCGTGGTGGCAAACGGGGAAATTTCTTCTAAAATGATGGCGGCCACCTGCTGTTCACGACCCGAAATGCCCTGAAGCTCGCAAAGCCGCCGCAAAAGAGTTACATCTGCCATACTTTCCCCTCCCCGATATACGCGGCTAACAGCTTTGCCGTATTCTCAATATCCACGGTGTCGATCACTTCCACCGGCGTGTGCATATAACGCAGCGGAATCGAAGCGAGCGCACAGCGCACACCGGAACGTGCCGTTCCGATGGAATCCGCGTTCGTACCCGTGGTGCCGCCCATGACTTCATACTGGAACGGAATTTTCCGCTCCCTGGCCAGCCGCACCAATTCGTCGGTCATTTCTTTGTGGAGCGTGGGAGAAATTCCGATCATCGGCCCGGCAGACATTTTTCCGCTCTTCTGCTCCGGCACGCCGGGCTGCCCGGCGAAGCTGACATCCACAGTGATCGCCTCGGTGGGGTCGTGCGCAAACGCGCCCGTTTTGGCGCCCTGACCGCCCACCTCCTCACGCGTGCTGAGCAAAATGGTCACGGAGCAATTCAGTTCTTCCTTCGATAAAAACTCCGCGCAGCGGATCAGCGTGCAGACACCCGCTCGGTTATCGAGCCCGGCGGCGGTCAATTTGCCGCCCAGCAGGGCGCGGGGCGTGATCTGCCACAAAATGCGGTCGCCCGGAGTAACCAACCGCTCGGCTTCTTTCCGCGTCAGGCCGACATCGACAAACATTTTGTCTACCGGCTCCACCTTTTCCTCATTGCCCTCCACAAGATGCGGCGGCAGGCAGCACACCACACCGCGCAGAAGCTCGCGGCCAAACACCGTTACCGTGGTACCGGGCAGAGCGCGGCGATCCACGCCGCCGCAGGCGGCCAGGCGCAAAAAGCCCTTCTCCGTAATACCTGCGACCAAAAGACCGATCTGGTCAATGTGCGCGTCCAGCAAAATCCGCCGCTCTGCCGTGGGGTTCCCCATTTGGCAGACGAGATTTCCCAGCGGATCGTAAGAAATCGTTCCGTACTGTTTCAGTTCCTGCTCCGCCGCTTTTACCGCAGCATCCTCCGCACCGGACATGCCGGGCGCAGAGCAAAGGCGAAACAGAAGCTCCTGCAGATGTTCCATACTTATTCCTCTTTCTTTTTTGTTCCCGGCAGCGCGTTTACCAGCTGTTTAAAGTGGTAACCGCGCACCTCAAAGCTTGTATATTGATCAAAGCTGGCACAGGCCGGCGAGAGCGACACGATGTCGCCGTTCTCTGCCGCCCCATAGGCAGCCTTCACAGCTTCCTCCATCCCGCCTACCCGCAGAATTTCGGGGTGGCCAGGCTGGTATTCGGGCGCCGCTTTGACGCTTTGTTCAATCTTATCCGCTGTCTGGCCCATCAGGATCAGCAGCTTTACTTTTTCCACAATCGCTTTTCCCAGCTCTTCAAACGGAAGATGCTTGTCGTAGCCGCCCGCGAGCAGGATGATCTTATCCGAATACACAGACAAGGTTCCGCTGATGGTTCGGGTGGGGCTGGTGCCGATGGAATCGTTGTAATACTTGACGCCGCCAAGCTCGCGCACCAGCTCCATGCGGTGCTGAACGCCGGAAAAATCCTTCGCCACCGCGCGGATGGACTCAACATCCACTTCCCCCCACACGGCCG
Above is a window of Faecalispora anaeroviscerum DNA encoding:
- a CDS encoding methionine gamma-lyase family protein gives rise to the protein MVYPFFQLDDKILSASEQAMQQLEPVLRQIDEVTGYNQQKMLAAFNHARVSESHFVGTTGYGYGDRGRDALDEVYAYALGAEDALVRANFVSGTHALTVALFGVLRPGDTMLSVTGIPYDTLRGVLGITGNGNGSLKEFGVRYEQLDLKEDGAPDYEEMERRIHPGIKMVYVQRSRGYSLRPSLFVEDIGRIAEIAKRRAPDCIVMVDNCYGEFVQTEEPTQHGADLMAGSLIKNPGGGIAPTGGYIAGRRDLVESCSYRLTTPGTGREIGCTLGNNRELFLGAFHAPNVTGEALKTAAFASALFSSLGYDVTPRWDEPRADIIQAVLLREQEALIAFCRGIQKGAPVDSFVTPEPWDMPGYDSQVIMAAGAFTLGASIELSADAPLREPFAVWMQGGLNFHSGKLGAMLAAQSMLEQGILPL
- a CDS encoding methionyl aminopeptidase, producing MSDKLGRNDLCWCGSGRKYKKCHAFIDEQMEIYRLKGYEVPHRKLLKTKQQIEGIRESSKRNIAVLDFIGGYVVDGVTTEELDRLIFERTKELGGIPADLHYEGYPKSVCISINDVVCHGIPSDRVFLRNGDIVNIDVSTIYNGFFSDSSRMFCVGAVSAEKQKLIDVAKECVDRGIEQVKPWGFLGDVGQAVHDYARENGYSVVREIGGHGIGLQFHEDPWVGYVTKQGTGMLLVPGLVFTVEPMINMGKSNIVTDKYDNWTVRTADGKPSAQWEKTVFVTEMGYEVLTY
- a CDS encoding M42 family metallopeptidase — translated: MADVTLLRRLCELQGISGREQQVAAIILEEISPFATTVQKDALGNIIALKKGAKEPAVRLMLSAHMDEVGMIVTQIGENGLLKFAEVGGIDRRVLCAKPVLVNGTVSGVIGAKPIHLLEGDERGKSVPVSDMYIDIGAKDKEEAERFVSPGDSITFDAGFHQERGTVISRALDDRAGCAILIDMIKEELPYDMTFVFCVQEEVGLRGSAVAAYTVDPQAAIVVETTTAGDIAGVEPERQVCHVGQGPVLSFMDRRTIYDKPYFDLAMQLAKEREIPCQTKQAVAGGNDAGAIHTTRSGVRTIAVSIACRYLHGPASLIAEQDYHDTERLVRELAVRIAAGENAQ
- a CDS encoding zinc-binding metallopeptidase family protein, translated to MEHLQELLFRLCSAPGMSGAEDAAVKAAEQELKQYGTISYDPLGNLVCQMGNPTAERRILLDAHIDQIGLLVAGITEKGFLRLAACGGVDRRALPGTTVTVFGRELLRGVVCCLPPHLVEGNEEKVEPVDKMFVDVGLTRKEAERLVTPGDRILWQITPRALLGGKLTAAGLDNRAGVCTLIRCAEFLSKEELNCSVTILLSTREEVGGQGAKTGAFAHDPTEAITVDVSFAGQPGVPEQKSGKMSAGPMIGISPTLHKEMTDELVRLARERKIPFQYEVMGGTTGTNADSIGTARSGVRCALASIPLRYMHTPVEVIDTVDIENTAKLLAAYIGEGKVWQM
- a CDS encoding nitroreductase family protein, which codes for MALLHVNKEKCVHCEICAQVCPKNYIEMNEEKFPVDAGHTCISCGHCVAICPQGALNHVQAPISEQVLFDTPTVLDTETAESFLRSRRSVRVYKEDKITKAQILKLLDIARLAPSGNNTQGVQYMVVNNKKTLCAITKATIAWMDEAIAAKEVFAANLIEMSEHYHKTGEDVILRNAPSLILALSDKNFARGRDNTHFALAYAELFATSMGLGTCWTGLVETCARSGYQPLLELLDIPDNLMVTGGIIVGYPKYRFRRLVNRSPLIVTWHPSCDSDEI
- a CDS encoding DUF4417 domain-containing protein encodes the protein MHQKGLIRVVPTVSWGNENTFDFCFDGIEKGSTVAVSTYMVSEHDNRKDQKEFFLKGYNEMLRRIEPEKIICYNTPFPEMQGDIVFVDYELSSWKYMNDDPYAPSKYVKYICGEEPLPIGSNLIIKSGYVVSGNDKYYNNVIQTGMGSAYGGKWRPSPNKPMDQRFLGQPGEIKVTYNNKGEKFETKIGDEGRAIKERHNTDHNRPDKHSNPHDHNIDWSNGYPDPGSPINDPDGAPEFKSFLCKELFAMYEKSYDIQQQNLNFQTISEFKWCMKAHGELEFVWNNKSYSITHPNGKISLCQGNHYAEAFDAETPDDILNCLIDGIKLRDIITKVKVIDRTV
- a CDS encoding winged helix-turn-helix transcriptional regulator — protein: MPVPHPGKPVRGSKSGLPIMALFDLLGRNWAMGIIWNLQNGSTTFRELQQRCESISPAILNNRIKELREADIVERTIEGYQLTQRGKELMELLRPFGEWSRSWSKEVFNYTKPLDNQKKDDK
- a CDS encoding helix-turn-helix transcriptional regulator, with translation MSVQTIETMAKWVENNIMENPSLQDMSSYVGYSPYYCSTKFREHMGMTYKQFLAQCKLKAAAYDLCITNDRITDIAFRYGYSSSEAFARAFSQAFRCSPRQYRKACGIPLLN
- a CDS encoding GNAT family N-acetyltransferase; this encodes MIRLLTESEIPLLERFCEGSPFGCKIAGLQRAYGLSLPFARFWVQTDEQEEVTAAVSSLDGAAVLHWNSTANRDELKEFFCAAGCRTLLCSESAADALYGGSNRAGELFVCPPVIQPMAQSGVVWLNEVPVRELFSLLCECGEQRVEQFEPFYLDVSHRVRHGASLTQGAVLSGKLAACAMAGSMTESTVVLSAVAVHPDVRRKGLGGAAVRALLLRLLPRRVYVLCENERARLFYQSLSFSPAGRWAELDLLRNGSICDAAPEPGQSF
- a CDS encoding DUF4417 domain-containing protein, with the translated sequence MEKLKHYRAVLSPDFSMYVEMTPALQLYNTFRNRWCGVYFASKGIDSRRSHCQLGKRKYV